A single window of Flavobacterium sp. 140616W15 DNA harbors:
- a CDS encoding RagB/SusD family nutrient uptake outer membrane protein: MKKIIITLLVSANLFVSCTELEVTPTSFVTEDKYFKTQDDAVASVNAVYASLSLDPGEQSLFGRNLYFLTDMGSDYAAAGVSATNPQVRAMSSLTHDATNDRVQVAWRQIYSGINRANVSIDNIPKVSGSEVVKTRLINEAKFIRALLYFQAVRLWGDVPIVLHEPKSIQLESLKSRRETVDAVYLQIISDLKDAENLPPTYPANDAGRATSGAAKAILAKVYLTRKDWPNAILKSKEVINGGYGYALFENFADVFNKTKKNGKEHIFSVQFEPNQAGNGSSGSTFQGTSFTGFTATEPADIISDVALFYDTYTAGDTRRDVSYAKQLLNPATGTVYTFPKPIFKKYLDLTNLATPGNVAINFPIIRYADILLSLAEAINEQGAPTAEAYEALNQVRRRAYGKPINTPDPTIDLSGLTPSTFRAAIQEERKKEFVQEGQRWYDLVRWGTLVTEVKKVTAKASVSERNNLYPIPQSERNIDPIGLPQNTGY, encoded by the coding sequence ATGAAAAAAATAATAATAACATTACTAGTAAGTGCCAATCTATTTGTATCGTGCACAGAACTTGAGGTTACACCTACCTCTTTTGTAACCGAAGATAAATACTTTAAAACACAAGATGATGCAGTTGCAAGCGTAAATGCTGTATATGCTTCGTTAAGCCTAGATCCAGGCGAACAAAGTTTATTTGGAAGAAACCTTTATTTTTTAACCGATATGGGTTCTGATTATGCTGCTGCAGGAGTTTCGGCAACTAATCCACAAGTTAGAGCAATGAGCAGTTTGACTCACGATGCAACTAACGATCGCGTTCAGGTAGCTTGGCGCCAAATTTATAGCGGGATAAACAGAGCCAATGTGTCTATTGACAATATCCCTAAAGTATCAGGCTCAGAAGTTGTAAAAACAAGATTAATTAATGAAGCAAAATTCATTAGAGCTTTATTATATTTTCAAGCAGTTCGTCTTTGGGGTGATGTACCGATTGTTTTACATGAACCTAAATCAATCCAATTAGAGAGTCTAAAGTCAAGAAGAGAAACAGTAGATGCCGTCTATCTTCAAATTATTTCAGATTTAAAAGATGCTGAAAACCTACCTCCTACTTATCCTGCAAATGATGCTGGGCGTGCTACATCGGGAGCTGCAAAAGCTATTTTGGCTAAAGTATATTTGACAAGAAAAGATTGGCCAAATGCCATCCTTAAATCTAAAGAAGTTATTAATGGAGGCTATGGATATGCTCTTTTTGAAAATTTTGCCGATGTATTTAATAAAACAAAAAAGAATGGTAAAGAGCATATTTTTTCTGTACAATTTGAACCAAACCAAGCAGGAAACGGATCTAGTGGAAGTACTTTTCAAGGAACCTCTTTTACAGGATTTACTGCCACTGAACCAGCAGATATTATCTCGGATGTAGCGTTGTTTTATGATACCTATACAGCAGGTGATACCAGAAGAGATGTAAGTTATGCAAAGCAATTACTCAATCCTGCAACAGGTACAGTTTATACTTTTCCGAAGCCAATATTTAAAAAATATCTGGATCTTACCAACTTAGCAACACCGGGTAATGTCGCAATTAACTTTCCTATTATTCGTTATGCCGATATTTTATTGTCTTTAGCAGAAGCAATAAACGAACAAGGAGCACCAACAGCTGAAGCCTATGAAGCTTTGAACCAAGTAAGAAGAAGAGCATATGGAAAACCAATTAATACTCCCGATCCTACAATCGATTTATCAGGATTAACTCCTTCAACATTTAGAGCCGCCATTCAGGAAGAACGTAAAAAAGAATTTGTTCAGGAAGGACAACGTTGGTATGATTTAGTACGCTGGGGAACTTTGGTTACCGAAGTAAAAAAAGTAACTGCTAAGGCTTCTGTTTCCGAAAGAAATAATTTATACCCAATTCCGCAAAGCGAACGAAATATCGATCCGATAGGATTACCTCAAAACACAGGATATTAA